In Thermoanaerobacterium xylanolyticum LX-11, the genomic window GTTTTATTAATAAAAGCGATATTTAAGGACCGGTGATAAAGTGTCATCATTAATGATTTTTATCATATCTTTTTTGTTGATGATAGTAATTCAAAAATTTATAATTCAGATATTAGACAAAGATGTGTGCCTAAAGCCTAATTATAAAAATGTTTTGATTCCAGTATGTGGTGGAATAGCTTTTGTTCCAACTATTTTTATTGCAGCGATTGTTTCCAAGTTTCTTGGGATTTCTGATGAAATGACACCGATTTTTTTGGTTTCCATTATATTGATGTCTTATGTAGGTTTAATCGATGATATATTAGGTGATAGAAGTGTCAGAGGATTAAAAGGTCATATTAAATCACTTCTGAACATGAAATTGACAACAGGAGGTTTAAAAGCGGTAATAGGCGTTATAGTATCGTTTTATATAAGCATAAATATCAGCAATAGATTAGTTGATATAATAGTCAACACAATATTGATATCTTTATTTACTAATTTTTTGAATTTGCTTGATTTAAGACCTGGAAGAGCTTGCAAAGCGTTCTTTTTTATAGCCATAATTTTCTTGTTAGCAGGTACTGGAAACTTTTTAATCTTACTGATTGTTTTGGGTGCTGTAATTGCTTTTGTGCCACTGGATTTAAAAGCAAAAATTATGTTAGGTGATACTGGTTCTAATATTCTTGGTCTTACGTTAGGAATATCAAGTGTTTTGTTGTTTAATTTTAATATAAAGTTAATTATTTTGGCATTTTTAATTTTAATTCATATTATTACTGAAAAATATTCATTGTCTAAAATAATAGAAAAAAATAAGTTTTTGAATTATTTAGACATGATTGGCAGAGGACGTGATTAGTTGTGATTTCAATTAAAAAAGGGATTGTAAAAAAGATTATATCAGAAAAGGCCGATATATGCTTTGTAGAAATTGACATAGAAGGAATTGTTTCAAAGGCGGTAAATTATAATAAAATTACAGGTATAATAAACGTGGATGATGTGGTTTATGTAAATCAAACGGCTAAAAACTTGCAATTGGGTACGGGTGGATATGACTTTGTCATATTGAATACAAGATATGATTCATTTGAATATAAGAACATAGGGCATATAATGAAAATGCGCTATTCTCCTATGCAAATTAATGTGCTTTCGGTAGAAGAACTAGATAGTCCATACCATGATATTTTTAATAATTTTAAAGGGTTGAACAGCATGCCTGTGATAGTAGCTGAACTCCACAGCATGTTGGCTCCTACTGCAATAATGCTAAAGAAATTAAAACCATCGGTTAAAATTTCATATATAATGACTGATTCTGCTTGTCTTCCTATATCTTTCAGCAATACTGTCCATTATCTAAAAGAGAATAATTTTATCGATACCACAATTACTATTGGACATGCTTTTGGAGGGGATTTTGAGTCTGTTAATATTTATTCGGCATTGATATGTGCAAAGGAAGTAGCCAAAAGCGATATCGCAATTGTGGCTATGGGACCAGGCATAGTTGGGACAGGAACAAAATACGGATTTTCAGGCATAGATCAAGCTTCAATTATAGATGCAATAAACAAAATAAAGGGCAATCCTATATTGATACCTAGAATTAGTTTTAATGATGCAAGAGAAAGACACAACGGTATAAGCCATCATACTGTTACAGTAGCAGAACTTGTAAATAGTACATGCACTATTGTAGTCCCAAAACTGAAACATGAGAAAGAGATGCTTCTCAAAAAGCAATTGGGAAATAACGCATTTGATAAAATGAATAAATACTTTGTTGATGTTGAAAAATATAGAAAGCTATTGCACAATGTAAAAGATATTAAATTCACTACTATGGGAAGAGGACTTGATGAAGAAAGCGAATTTTTTGATGCTTGTATTGCTGCAGCAGTTTATTGTTCGGATCTTTTGATTGTTGATTAACTCATAAAACGTTTTGTACTTAGAAGAAAGTTCATTTAAAAGCTTTAAGAGTTCACAAAATTTACCCTTAAAATAAATTTTGTTTTCGTATATAATCATTATACTCATCTCCTTTGATGTTATCTTATGCAAGTTAAGTAAAAAATATACTAATCAGAAAGGATTGTATAAAATGGAGCTAACCGAAGTAACAAAGAATTCAAATATCATATTTTCTGGCAAGATAATAAACTTGAGAGTAGATGATGTTGTTTTGCCAAACGGAAAGATAACAACAAGAGAAATTGTTGAACACAATGGTGGTGTTTCAATATTAGCAATAAACAAAAGCGGAAAAATAGTCATGGTTGAACAGTACAGAAAACCTGCAGAGAAGATGCTATTGGAGATACCTGCAGGAAAATTAAATGTGGGAGAGGAGCCTATAGAGTGTGCAAAAAGAGAGCTAATGGAGGAAACAGGGTATATAGCGAAAGAGCTTAAACACTTGTTTACATTTTATCCATCTCCTGGTTTTTCTACAGAAATTTTACATTTATTTTTTGCGGACGATTTAGAAAAAGGCACATCAAATACAGATCCAGATGAATTTTTGAACGTTCATGAGTATACAGTCGATGAGATAAGGGATATGATGCAAAAAGGATTGATTGAAGATGCAAAAACACTTATTGCGTTATTGTATTATATAAGGTGAAAAGGGGTTTAAGATGTACTATAATGTAGATTTACACGTTCACATAGGAAGGACGAGGAATGGCAGACCTGTTAAGATCACCGCTTCACCAAATCTAACAGTCGAAAATATATTAAATAAATGTATTGAGAAAGGCATAGATATTGTAGGAATTGTTGATTGTGCTGCTCCAGAAATTTTAGATGAAATAGAGCAACTGCTTAAAACTGAATATGGATTGTATGAAGAACTTGAAGGTGGAGGAATTTTATTTAAGCAAAAGGTATTATTGCTGTTAGTAAGTGAGATAGAGGTGGGTGGTGAATTGCGCGGTTCACCACACTTATTGTGTTTTTTGAAAGATATAAAATCCATGAGGAAGTTTTCTGAAGCCTTATCTAAACATGTTAATAATGTAAATTTAAGTACACAAAGATGCAGCTTAAATAGCGTGGAAATATTGAAGATTGTAGAAGACTTAGATGGATTTGTTGTACCTGCTCACATATTTACGCCATATAAAAGTTATTATGGAAATACTGCAGATAGGTTAAATTATATATTTAATGAATATTTTGAAAATGTCAATGCGGTAGAACTTGGATTAAGCTCTGATACTTTTTTGGCAGATATGATAAGTGAATTAAGAGGCAAAACTTTTTTAAGCAATTCTGATGCTCATTCGCTACAAAAAATTGGTAGAGAATTTAACGTATTTGATTTGCCTAAACCTGATTTTACAAGCTTAAAAGCTGCATTAAAATCCATGAAAGGAGTCATAAGAAATTATGGACTAAATCCTGCATTAGGCAAATATCATAGAACATTTTGTCTTGATTGCAATAAAGTTGCTAATGTAGATCCGCCAGCGCATAAGTGTGCTTATTGCAATAGCAAGAACATAGTATTTGGGGTTTTAGACAGAATATATGAGATAAAAGATCAAGAGATGCTACACCCGCCATTTAGAGCTGAATATGTATATCAGATTCCATTGGAATTTTTGCCTGGCATCGGTCCAAAAACAATTAGGAAGCTTATGAGAGAAGTTGGAAGCGAAATATACGTCACACATGAAGCGCCTTTTGAACAATTAAAAAATTCAGTTGGCGAAAAAATAGCAAAAAATATT contains:
- a CDS encoding endonuclease Q family protein, with amino-acid sequence MYYNVDLHVHIGRTRNGRPVKITASPNLTVENILNKCIEKGIDIVGIVDCAAPEILDEIEQLLKTEYGLYEELEGGGILFKQKVLLLLVSEIEVGGELRGSPHLLCFLKDIKSMRKFSEALSKHVNNVNLSTQRCSLNSVEILKIVEDLDGFVVPAHIFTPYKSYYGNTADRLNYIFNEYFENVNAVELGLSSDTFLADMISELRGKTFLSNSDAHSLQKIGREFNVFDLPKPDFTSLKAALKSMKGVIRNYGLNPALGKYHRTFCLDCNKVANVDPPAHKCAYCNSKNIVFGVLDRIYEIKDQEMLHPPFRAEYVYQIPLEFLPGIGPKTIRKLMREVGSEIYVTHEAPFEQLKNSVGEKIAKNILDARYGNLKIETGGGGIYGKII
- a CDS encoding DUF3866 family protein → MISIKKGIVKKIISEKADICFVEIDIEGIVSKAVNYNKITGIINVDDVVYVNQTAKNLQLGTGGYDFVILNTRYDSFEYKNIGHIMKMRYSPMQINVLSVEELDSPYHDIFNNFKGLNSMPVIVAELHSMLAPTAIMLKKLKPSVKISYIMTDSACLPISFSNTVHYLKENNFIDTTITIGHAFGGDFESVNIYSALICAKEVAKSDIAIVAMGPGIVGTGTKYGFSGIDQASIIDAINKIKGNPILIPRISFNDARERHNGISHHTVTVAELVNSTCTIVVPKLKHEKEMLLKKQLGNNAFDKMNKYFVDVEKYRKLLHNVKDIKFTTMGRGLDEESEFFDACIAAAVYCSDLLIVD
- a CDS encoding NUDIX hydrolase codes for the protein MELTEVTKNSNIIFSGKIINLRVDDVVLPNGKITTREIVEHNGGVSILAINKSGKIVMVEQYRKPAEKMLLEIPAGKLNVGEEPIECAKRELMEETGYIAKELKHLFTFYPSPGFSTEILHLFFADDLEKGTSNTDPDEFLNVHEYTVDEIRDMMQKGLIEDAKTLIALLYYIR
- a CDS encoding UDP-N-acetylmuramyl pentapeptide phosphotransferase — its product is MIFIISFLLMIVIQKFIIQILDKDVCLKPNYKNVLIPVCGGIAFVPTIFIAAIVSKFLGISDEMTPIFLVSIILMSYVGLIDDILGDRSVRGLKGHIKSLLNMKLTTGGLKAVIGVIVSFYISINISNRLVDIIVNTILISLFTNFLNLLDLRPGRACKAFFFIAIIFLLAGTGNFLILLIVLGAVIAFVPLDLKAKIMLGDTGSNILGLTLGISSVLLFNFNIKLIILAFLILIHIITEKYSLSKIIEKNKFLNYLDMIGRGRD